TCTGCATAGCGCACTCTCACCTGTACTTCGCTCGTATACATTGCAAATAAATTTTTCTGTGAAGATAAAAATGGAATTAAAATTCTTTATCATTGTTGAGTAATTTACAAAAATGATTTTGGTCCATCGGAATTTATTGCTTTTCGCGCTGACCATTACCCTGTTAACCGGTTGTTCTACAAAAGTCAGTTTACAAAAAACAGAAACAAAGGAATATGCATTTTCAAAAGATGGAAATGCTGACATTGATTCTGTACTTGATAAAAGAATCCGGCCTTACAGGGAGAAAATGTCGGGCGATATGAGTATCGTACTTGCAGAGAGTGTGCATCCTCTGGAGAAAGCCACTCCTGAAAGCAGACTGGGAAATCTGGTTTCAGATGCATGTATGTTGCAATGTACTCAGCGTTACAGCCCGGCAGATGGCAAGGCTCCGGATTTCCTGGTGCTGAACAATGGAGGTTTGAGAAAAGGATTGCCGAAAGGAAATATTACGAAGGGCGATGTATACGAATTGATGCCTTTTGAAAATGAATTGGTAGTTTTAACAATGAATGGTGAAAGTGTCAAAAAAATTTTTAACTTCATCGCTTCCAAAGACGGAGCACCTGTTTCAGGTACCCGTTTTCAGATTCAGGATAAGCACGCAATAAACATTACAATCCAGGGAGCACCATTTGATTCCAGCAAAACATACAAAGTAGTCACTTCTGATTATCTTGCAAACGGTGGCGATCAATTCTCAATGTTTTCAGAGTCCACCTTGCGGGAATCAACCGGATTGAAAGTTAGAGACGCGATTATTCAGTATTTATACATCCAGGGAAAAACAGAACAAAAAATTTCTGTTGAGCCCGATGGCAGAATCAGCTATGTCAAGTAGAAGAACCTTCATACGAAATCTTGCAGGCAGCGCGGCACTAATCGGTTTGACCGGTATTCCGTCGGAGCTCTGGGCTCGTCATGAACTCGTTAAACTGACGATCCTACATACCAACGATGTGCATAGCCGAATTGATCCTTTTCCTGACAATGATCCGAAATACCCGGGAATGGCAGGTGTTGCAAGACGTTCAGCCCTGATCCGGAAGATTCGTGCGGAAGAAAAAAATGTCCTGCTTCTGGATTCAGGTGATATTTTTCAGGGTACACCCTACTTCAATTTGTATGGTGGAGAACTGGAACTTAGTCTGATGAGTGATATGGGCTATGACGCGGCGACAATCGGCAACCATGATTTTGATAATGGAATTGACGGATTGATAAAACAAATGCCACATGCAAATTTTCCATTCGTAAACGCAAATTATGATTTTTCTGATACCGCATTGAACGGAAAAATCATACCTTACAAAATATTTCAGAAAGGAGGCCTGAACATTGGCGTCTTCGGACTTGGTATCGAACTCCAGGGACTGGTAGACGCAAAACTTTACGGAAACACACGCTACACCGACCCGGTGACAAAAGCAAACGCGACTGCACAGTTGTTAAAACACGAAATGAATTGCCAGCTGGTAATCTGTTTGTCTCACCTGGGTTACAAATACAACGAGAAAAAAATTTCAGATGAAATTCTTGCTCAGCAAACTTCAAACATTGATCTTATCCTGGGTGGACACACTCATACATTCCTGGATGAACCTGTATCGTATAAAAACACTGACGGAAAACAAGTACTCGTTGCACAGGTAGGCTGGGCAGGTATTCGTTTGGGTCGTGTCGACTTCTACTACAATGTACATTCCGGAAAAAAAGAATCATTCGGCTCAAGTGTAAAAATTTCTAGAAAAACAATAGCCGTTTAATTTTTTTTTTATTTTTTTTTGAAGAATCTTTGTTAGCGAATTTCAGTACTCAATATCACTAAGAAATTCCTCTTTCGAGGGAAAGGGAACACAAATTGGAAAACGAAACACAACCATTAAAAAAAATTTTCTTGGAGACAACTATGGAGAAAACTTGCGAGAGTGTTTGGAAAAAATGTCTGCAGATCATTAAGGACAACGTAAGTGCTCAAAGTTTTAAAACCTGGTTCGAACCTATCAAACCTGTTAAGCTGGAAGGCAAAATTCTGACCATCGAAGTGCCCAGTCAGTTTTTCTACGAATGGCTCGAAGAACACTACATCACCCTGCTTCGCAAAACAATCCGTCAGCAACTCGGTACGGAAGGCCGTCTCGAGTACAGTATCGTGATGGAGCACGCGAATGCGGATGCAAAACCTTACACTGTGAAAATCCCTACCCGGACTCATGGTGATCTGAAAAACAGTCCTGTAACTGTACCGCTGAATGCAAACAGCAACAGTACGATCCGGAATCCATTCATCATTCCCGGTCTGAAAAAGGTAAACGTTGAATCTCAACTGAATCCAAACTACACCTTTGAGAATTTCATCGAAGGTGATTGTAACAGACTTGCACGATCTGCCGGTTACGCGGTTTCAAACAAGCCTGGTGGCACTTCTTTTAATCCATTACTGATCTACGGTGGCGTTGGAATGGGAAAAACCCACCTCGCGCACGCGATTGGTATTGAAATTAAAAATCAACATCCCGGGAAAACAGTTCTTTACGTTTCTTCTGAAAAATTTACGCATCAATTTATTGATGCCGTAAAAAATAACGAGCAAAACGATTTCGTACATTTTTATCAAATGATTGATGTACTGATCCTCGATGATATCCAGTTTTTTGCAGGTAAAGAAAAGACTCAGGATGTGTTTTTCCATGTGTTCAATCACCTCCATCAGACCGGTAAACAACTTATCCTTACATCGGATAAAGCCCCTGTGGATCTGCAAGGTATGGAACAGCGCTTGCTCAGTCGCTTTAAGTGGGGACTGGCTGCGGATCTTCAAATGCCCGACCTCGAAACACGTATCGCTATCCTGAATAAGAAGATGTACCTGGATGGAATTGAACTTCCAAAGGACATCGTGGAATACATCGCCTACTCCATCACTTCCAATGTTCGTGAGCTGGAAGGTGCATTGATTTCAATCCTTGCACAGGCTTCCCTGAACAAAAAAGCGGTTACTCTGGAGCTTGCCAAACAGATGATCGACAAATTCGTGAAAAATACTACTCACGAAGTTTCTATCGATTACATCCAAAAAGTTGTTTGTGACTATTTTGACCTTCCAATCGAAATGTTGAAGTCAAAGACCCGCAAACGCCAGGTTGTTCAGGCACGCCAGATTGCCATGTATTTCGCCAAGAATATGACCAAGTCATCTCTGAGCAGTATTGGTGCTCATTGTGGCGGAAAAGACCACGCTACAGTGCTTCACGCCTGCCGGACCGTCAATAACCTCATTGAAACTGATAAGAAGTTTAAAGCAAGTGTTCTTGAGCTTCAGAAGAAGATCAGCATCAACGGAAAATAGTTCGTTTAACCAAAACCAAACATTAGCCGCCCTGAGCTTTCAGGGCGGCTTTTTTTATACCCGGACGGCCGGCAGGATGAATTGCTTATACAAGTGGTCTCATGACTCTATCCGATCCGAATAAGTTAAAATTTAAAGAGTCGATCCTGTCCAAAAAAAATTAATTTTGTTCAGCCAACATGCTATGAAGATCACTGAAGTAAGCTCCGCAAAGGACGAAAAAGATTTCCTCAACATCAGCCGTAAAATTTATGCGGATGATCCGAATTGGGCTATGCCTTTGGAAAAAGATATAAAAGCTGTTTTTGACCCGGCACAAAACAAGTTTTTTCGCCATGGTCAATGCACACGATTCGTACTTCGCGATGATCAGGGTGAATGTATTGGAAGAATCGCCGCTTTTATCAATGATAAATTAGCCAAAAGAGAACATCCCTATACCGGAGGTATTGGCTTCTTTGAATGTATCAACGACCAAAAAGCTGCTCACTTGCTTTTTGAAACCGGAAAAAAATGGCTTGAAGAAAGAGGCATGGAAGCTATGGATGGCCCGATAAATTTCGGGGAACGAGATAGCTGGTGGGGTTTGATTACGGAGGGGTTCACTCCTACTCCTTATAAGATGAATTATAACAGACCTTATTATAAAGAACTGTTTGAGTCCTATGGATTCAAGACATACTTTGAACAATGGTGTTATTCGCTCAAAGTCATGAGCAAGTTGTTGCCAAAATTTTATGAAAGACATCTGAATGTAAAAAGTAATCCGGATTACCAGGCTCGACATCTCAGGAAAAAAGATCTGGAAAAATATGCAGAAGATTTCAGGACAGTATACAATAAAGCATGGGGCAACAAGCATGGTGCCGGGAAGGATCTGGAAAAAAAGCAGGTCCAGAAATTTTTTAAATCCATGAAACCTGTCATCGATGAAAAAGTCATCTGGTATGTGTATTACAAGAATGAACCAATAGCCATGTGGGTCAATCTCCCGGATATCAACCAAATCTTTGCCCGTTTCAAAGGGAAATTTGGTTGGATCCAAAAACTTCAGTTCATTCTTCTTTTGAAACGAAGAAAAACCAAAAAATTCATCGGACTGGTTTTTGGAATTGTACCTGAATTTCAGGGCAAAGGAATTGACAGCTTTATGATTGTTGAAGGAGCCGCACTCATACAGAAAGAAAAACTCTACGACGATTTTGAAATGCAATGGATCGGAGATTTCAATCCCAAAATGATCAGTATCGCTGAAAATCTGGGAACGTACAAAAGCAGGACACTGGTTACTTACCGTTTTCTATTTGACAGAACAGCAGAATTCAAGCGTCATCCGATGATTTGAATAGATAGGTTGCCTGATTGAAAAAATAGATCAGGGTTTAAAATGCTCTATGATTGGCTGCTGTGTTAATGGATCTTTTCCGGTAATTTCTATATCCACAATATTGGGAAACCAAAAAGTACCGCCATCCAGATAAATAAAGATCCTTTTTAATTCTGCCATCTTCCCGTTGATGGAAACAAATGCTTTGTATTTTTTTCCGTCAGCATCTCCAATGAGATAAAATTTCTTTTTCTCATAGGACACAAAATTCAATACAAATTGTCCGGGATGCCCTTTCACAGGTGTTGCCTGAATTCCGTATGCATAGCGGCGTTGCACATAATTCAAATCCGTACGTGAACTGTCAGTAGCGTATTGCAGCCAGTAAATTTTAACAGGATCCTCGAGGTTGATTTTGCCTGAAGGCAAATAATTGGTTTCGTATACAATTGAATTGGTATTCTTACTCCTTTGGACATAAAATAAACTGTGGTCTGTTTGAGGAGGTACGGGATAACTTGCTGCCAAAGCGCTTCTCGAACTAATTGTATTGTCAGCCATGCTCCAATTGATCCCACATGGAAATATAAATAGTAAGCTTAGGATCAGGTATCTTAACATGGATCGGATTAAAGTATTGCAATCATATACGAAGTCGAATGGCTTAAGTTCTGATTTTCGATGATCCCGATCCTCTGAAAAAAAAGAAAATTGATCGATGTAAAATTTAATTATGCTAGTGTATCAGTAATCTCAGAATCTTTTCCGGATTGGTGTCCTCGACAGGACTCGAACCTGTGGCCCGCTGATTAAGAGTCAGCTGCTCTACCAACTGAGCTACGAAGACAATTAAAAGGAAAAAAAAAGGAACCATACAGTTCCTTTTTTTGTTTTCAGTGATCCCGCTGGGACTCGAACCCAGGACCCATACATTAAAAGTGTATTGCTCTACCAGCTGAGCTACGGAATCCTACTTGTTTAAAGCGGGTGCAAAAATAGGATTATTCGGGAATCTGCAATAGTTTGTGGAAAAATATTTCAAATTTACTAAGTTTTCAGGCATTCATGGGTGATTGCTTCATACGTTTGATTCTCAGGCTGAAACAGTTCAATTCTTCCTGGAGTCCGGATGTCTTCAACAGTTGCATTAATAGGTTATTCAAAAAAAATGTAAGTACACTGAAATGGCCCGGCATTTTTTCCTCAAAATATGATTCTGAACAATCAAAAGAGAGGGAAATATTACCTTTAGAAGACCAACTTCCATCCAATATCTATGAAACCCACACTTCTTGGTGTTCATTGTTCAATTAGTGGCGGACTTCATAATGCATTTGAAGAAGCGAACGCATTAGGCATTGATACTTTTCAGATTTTTACACAAAATCAACGACAATGGATTAACAAATCCATCGATAAAGAACAGGCCTCACAATTTGAAGCTGCCTGGAAATCCAGTAAGGTCAAAATAGTGTTTTCACATTGCTCCTATTTGTTGAATCTCGCCAGTGAAGATCCTGAATTGAGAAGAAAATCTGTAGACGCGTTGACCGGAGAAGTTCACAGATGCCATGACCTCGGGCTTTCCTTTTGTGTACTGCATCCGGGTGCTGCTAAAAGTCAGTCACCGGAAATTGCAATAGAAAACATTATACATGGACTAAAGCATGTTTTGAAAAGTACAGCTCATTCGCATGTAAAAATTCTTCTGGAG
Above is a window of Bacteroidota bacterium DNA encoding:
- a CDS encoding 5'-nucleotidase C-terminal domain-containing protein, whose protein sequence is MILVHRNLLLFALTITLLTGCSTKVSLQKTETKEYAFSKDGNADIDSVLDKRIRPYREKMSGDMSIVLAESVHPLEKATPESRLGNLVSDACMLQCTQRYSPADGKAPDFLVLNNGGLRKGLPKGNITKGDVYELMPFENELVVLTMNGESVKKIFNFIASKDGAPVSGTRFQIQDKHAINITIQGAPFDSSKTYKVVTSDYLANGGDQFSMFSESTLRESTGLKVRDAIIQYLYIQGKTEQKISVEPDGRISYVK
- a CDS encoding metallophosphatase — protein: MAESAMSSRRTFIRNLAGSAALIGLTGIPSELWARHELVKLTILHTNDVHSRIDPFPDNDPKYPGMAGVARRSALIRKIRAEEKNVLLLDSGDIFQGTPYFNLYGGELELSLMSDMGYDAATIGNHDFDNGIDGLIKQMPHANFPFVNANYDFSDTALNGKIIPYKIFQKGGLNIGVFGLGIELQGLVDAKLYGNTRYTDPVTKANATAQLLKHEMNCQLVICLSHLGYKYNEKKISDEILAQQTSNIDLILGGHTHTFLDEPVSYKNTDGKQVLVAQVGWAGIRLGRVDFYYNVHSGKKESFGSSVKISRKTIAV
- the dnaA gene encoding chromosomal replication initiator protein DnaA, producing the protein MEKTCESVWKKCLQIIKDNVSAQSFKTWFEPIKPVKLEGKILTIEVPSQFFYEWLEEHYITLLRKTIRQQLGTEGRLEYSIVMEHANADAKPYTVKIPTRTHGDLKNSPVTVPLNANSNSTIRNPFIIPGLKKVNVESQLNPNYTFENFIEGDCNRLARSAGYAVSNKPGGTSFNPLLIYGGVGMGKTHLAHAIGIEIKNQHPGKTVLYVSSEKFTHQFIDAVKNNEQNDFVHFYQMIDVLILDDIQFFAGKEKTQDVFFHVFNHLHQTGKQLILTSDKAPVDLQGMEQRLLSRFKWGLAADLQMPDLETRIAILNKKMYLDGIELPKDIVEYIAYSITSNVRELEGALISILAQASLNKKAVTLELAKQMIDKFVKNTTHEVSIDYIQKVVCDYFDLPIEMLKSKTRKRQVVQARQIAMYFAKNMTKSSLSSIGAHCGGKDHATVLHACRTVNNLIETDKKFKASVLELQKKISINGK
- a CDS encoding DUF4833 domain-containing protein; translation: MADNTISSRSALAASYPVPPQTDHSLFYVQRSKNTNSIVYETNYLPSGKINLEDPVKIYWLQYATDSSRTDLNYVQRRYAYGIQATPVKGHPGQFVLNFVSYEKKKFYLIGDADGKKYKAFVSINGKMAELKRIFIYLDGGTFWFPNIVDIEITGKDPLTQQPIIEHFKP
- a CDS encoding deoxyribonuclease IV; this translates as MKPTLLGVHCSISGGLHNAFEEANALGIDTFQIFTQNQRQWINKSIDKEQASQFEAAWKSSKVKIVFSHCSYLLNLASEDPELRRKSVDALTGEVHRCHDLGLSFCVLHPGAAKSQSPEIAIENIIHGLKHVLKSTAHSHVKILLENTAGQGSSVGHSFEQLGKMLHGASSSRIGICFDTCHAFAAGYDLRTRTAFEETISEFEKHIGLSHLQAIHLNDSKGELGCKTDRHEHIGKGKIGIEAFKLALKHFAKLPKVLETDKEDDMDRKNLDILRSLD